In Equus przewalskii isolate Varuska chromosome 6, EquPr2, whole genome shotgun sequence, one DNA window encodes the following:
- the TMEM25 gene encoding transmembrane protein 25 isoform X4, producing MAKPQSLKSDPGLVLLEALTPARPSRRCPGGPGARPGAEPRPGPRRPPEFRAARALGEAAGPGRRRPQGLRAGGAAGQPLRAAPAGAAQPLRRAVQPHAGRHDGAAAPPRPRRCAGPRARGGVGRAPIKPPGSHRLPPVSASGTVPAGGGHSGVACVGGRLRPSGRLGDGAGAAPTCPGGGACRPWSGIDWPCLVRPWRLPRTAALIRPEQLLRRRSGREPVSFLFLESKFREELLSLPVPTWLTSRPATFSRQPGAHVRATMVLPPGPATLPHTLLLLPALLSSGWGELEPQIDGHTWAERALRENERHAFTCHVAGGPGTPKLAWYLDGQLQEASTSRLLSVGGEAFSGGTSTFTVTAQRAQHELNCSLQDPGSGRSANASVILNVQFKPEIAQVGAKYQEAQGPGLLVVLFALVRANPPANVTWIDQDGPVTVNTSDFLVLDAQSYPWLTNHTVQLQLRSLAHNLSVVATNDVGVTSASLPAPGLLATRVEVPLLGIVVAGGLALGTLVGFSTLVACLVCRKEKKIKGSSRRPSLVSSDSNNLKLNNVRLPRENMSLPSNLQLNDLTPESRAGKPADRQMAQNNSRPELVDSEPGGLLTSRGFIRLPMLGYIYRVSSVSSDEIWL from the exons ATGGCCAAGCCCCAGAGCCTCAAATCTGACCCCGGATTAGTGCTCCTCGAGGCTCTGACCCCGGCCCGCCCATCCCGCAGGTGCCCTGGAGGACCTGGAGCGCGCCCTGGAGCTGAGCCGAGGCCGGGGCCGCGCCGCCCGCCAGAGTTTCGTGCAGCGCGGGCTCTTGGCGAGGCTGCAGGGCCGGGACGACGACGCCCGCAGGGACTTCGAGCAGGCGGCGCTGCTGGGCAGCCCCTTCGCGCGGCGCCAGCTGGTGCTGCTCAACCCCTACGCCGCGCTGTGCAACCGCATGCTGGCCGACATGATGGGGCAGCTgcgccgccccggccccggcgcTGCGCCGGCCCGCGGGCGAGGGGAGGGGTGGGCCGCGCCCCAATAAAGCCGCCTGGCTCTCACCGACTCCCGCCTGTGTCTGCGTCCGGAACCGTCCCCGCAGGTGGAGGGCACTCAGGTGTCGCCTGCGTGGGAGGCCGTCTGCGCCCGTCAGGGCGGCTGGGGGACGGGGCGGGAGCGGCGCCCACCtgccctgggggcggggcctgccggCCGTGGTCGGGCATTGATTGGCCCTGCCTGGTGCGGCCCTGGCGCCTGCCGCGGACTGCGGCGCTCATCAGACCTGAGCAGTTGCTCCGGCGGCGCTCAGGGAGGGAGCCAG tttcttttttgtttctggaGAGTAAATTCCGGGAGGAATTACTAAGCTTGCCTGTTCCCACCTGGCTAACATCGAGGCCGGCCACCTTCtctcggcagcctggggcccACGTCAGGGCCACCATGGTGCTGCCTCCAGGCCCGGCTACGCTCCCGCACACACTGCTGCTCCTACCAGCTCTTCTGAGCTCAG GTTGGGGGGAGTTGGAGCCACAAATCGATGGTCACACCTGGGCTGAGCGGGCACTTCGGGAGAATGAACGCCACGCCTTCACCTGCCACGTGGCAGGAGGGCCTGGCACCCCCAAGTTGGCCTGGTACCTGGATGGACAGCTGCAGGAGGCCAGCACCTCCCGACTGCTGAGTGTGGGCGGGGAGGCCTTCTCTGGAGGCACCAGCACCTTCACTGTCACTGCCCAGCGGGCCCAGCATGAGCTCAACTGCTCCCTGCAGGACCCAGGCAGTGGCCGGTCAGCCAACGCCTCCGTCATCCTCAATGTGCAAT TTAAGCCGGAGATTGCCCAGGTCGGGGCCAAGTACCAGGAAGCTCAGGGCCCGGGCCTCCTGGTTGTCCTTTTTGCCCTGGTTCGTGCCAACCCACCTGCCAATGTGACCTGGATCGACCAGGATGGGCCGGTGACTGTCAACACCTCCGACTTCCTGGTGCTGGATGCCCAGAGCTACCCCTGGCTCACCAACCACACTGTGCAGCTGCAGCTCCGCAGCCTGGCGCACAACCTCTCCGTGGTAGCCACCAACGACGTGGGTGTCACCAGTGCCTCGCTCCCGGCCCCAG GGCTCCTGGCCACCCGGGTGGAAGTGCCACTGCTGGGCATCGTTGTGGCTGGAGGGCTTGCCCTGGGCACCCTGGTGGGGTTCAGCACCTTGGTGGCCTGCCTGGTctgcaggaaagagaagaagatcAAAG GCTCCTCCCGGCGCCCATCTCTGGTCTCTAG TGACTCCAACAACCTGAAACTCAACAATGTGCGCCTGCCGCGGGAGAACATGTCCCTCCCATCCAACCTTCAGCTCAACGACCTCACTCCGGAGTCCAGAG CAGGGAAACCAGCAGACCGCCAGATGGCTCAGAACAACAGCCGGCCAGAGCTTGTGGACTCGGAGCCTGGTGGTCTCCTCACCAGCCGAG GTTTCATCCGTCTCCCAATGCTGGGCTACATCTATCGAGTGTCCAGTGTGAGCAGTGATGAGATCTGGCTCTGA
- the TMEM25 gene encoding transmembrane protein 25 isoform X5: MAKPQSLKSDPGLVLLEALTPARPSRRCPGGPGARPGAEPRPGPRRPPEFRAARALGEAAGPGRRRPQGLRAGGAAGQPLRAAPAGAAQPLRRAVQPHAGRHDGAAAPPRPRRCAGPRARGGVGRAPIKPPGSHRLPPVSASGTVPAGGGHSGVACVGGRLRPSGRLGDGAGAAPTCPGGGACRPWSGIDWPCLVRPWRLPRTAALIRPEQLLRRRSGREPVSFLFLESKFREELLSLPVPTWLTSRPATFSRQPGAHVRATMVLPPGPATLPHTLLLLPALLSSGWGELEPQIDGHTWAERALRENERHAFTCHVAGGPGTPKLAWYLDGQLQEASTSRLLSVGGEAFSGGTSTFTVTAQRAQHELNCSLQDPGSGRSANASVILNVQFKPEIAQVGAKYQEAQGPGLLVVLFALVRANPPANVTWIDQDGPVTVNTSDFLVLDAQSYPWLTNHTVQLQLRSLAHNLSVVATNDVGVTSASLPAPGLLATRVEVPLLGIVVAGGLALGTLVGFSTLVACLVCRKEKKIKARAYPRLCPPCSDSNNLKLNNVRLPRENMSLPSNLQLNDLTPESRGKPADRQMAQNNSRPELVDSEPGGLLTSRGFIRLPMLGYIYRVSSVSSDEIWL, from the exons ATGGCCAAGCCCCAGAGCCTCAAATCTGACCCCGGATTAGTGCTCCTCGAGGCTCTGACCCCGGCCCGCCCATCCCGCAGGTGCCCTGGAGGACCTGGAGCGCGCCCTGGAGCTGAGCCGAGGCCGGGGCCGCGCCGCCCGCCAGAGTTTCGTGCAGCGCGGGCTCTTGGCGAGGCTGCAGGGCCGGGACGACGACGCCCGCAGGGACTTCGAGCAGGCGGCGCTGCTGGGCAGCCCCTTCGCGCGGCGCCAGCTGGTGCTGCTCAACCCCTACGCCGCGCTGTGCAACCGCATGCTGGCCGACATGATGGGGCAGCTgcgccgccccggccccggcgcTGCGCCGGCCCGCGGGCGAGGGGAGGGGTGGGCCGCGCCCCAATAAAGCCGCCTGGCTCTCACCGACTCCCGCCTGTGTCTGCGTCCGGAACCGTCCCCGCAGGTGGAGGGCACTCAGGTGTCGCCTGCGTGGGAGGCCGTCTGCGCCCGTCAGGGCGGCTGGGGGACGGGGCGGGAGCGGCGCCCACCtgccctgggggcggggcctgccggCCGTGGTCGGGCATTGATTGGCCCTGCCTGGTGCGGCCCTGGCGCCTGCCGCGGACTGCGGCGCTCATCAGACCTGAGCAGTTGCTCCGGCGGCGCTCAGGGAGGGAGCCAG tttcttttttgtttctggaGAGTAAATTCCGGGAGGAATTACTAAGCTTGCCTGTTCCCACCTGGCTAACATCGAGGCCGGCCACCTTCtctcggcagcctggggcccACGTCAGGGCCACCATGGTGCTGCCTCCAGGCCCGGCTACGCTCCCGCACACACTGCTGCTCCTACCAGCTCTTCTGAGCTCAG GTTGGGGGGAGTTGGAGCCACAAATCGATGGTCACACCTGGGCTGAGCGGGCACTTCGGGAGAATGAACGCCACGCCTTCACCTGCCACGTGGCAGGAGGGCCTGGCACCCCCAAGTTGGCCTGGTACCTGGATGGACAGCTGCAGGAGGCCAGCACCTCCCGACTGCTGAGTGTGGGCGGGGAGGCCTTCTCTGGAGGCACCAGCACCTTCACTGTCACTGCCCAGCGGGCCCAGCATGAGCTCAACTGCTCCCTGCAGGACCCAGGCAGTGGCCGGTCAGCCAACGCCTCCGTCATCCTCAATGTGCAAT TTAAGCCGGAGATTGCCCAGGTCGGGGCCAAGTACCAGGAAGCTCAGGGCCCGGGCCTCCTGGTTGTCCTTTTTGCCCTGGTTCGTGCCAACCCACCTGCCAATGTGACCTGGATCGACCAGGATGGGCCGGTGACTGTCAACACCTCCGACTTCCTGGTGCTGGATGCCCAGAGCTACCCCTGGCTCACCAACCACACTGTGCAGCTGCAGCTCCGCAGCCTGGCGCACAACCTCTCCGTGGTAGCCACCAACGACGTGGGTGTCACCAGTGCCTCGCTCCCGGCCCCAG GGCTCCTGGCCACCCGGGTGGAAGTGCCACTGCTGGGCATCGTTGTGGCTGGAGGGCTTGCCCTGGGCACCCTGGTGGGGTTCAGCACCTTGGTGGCCTGCCTGGTctgcaggaaagagaagaagatcAAAG CCAGGGCGTATCCCAGGCTTTGTCCGCCCTGTAGTGACTCCAACAACCTGAAACTCAACAATGTGCGCCTGCCGCGGGAGAACATGTCCCTCCCATCCAACCTTCAGCTCAACGACCTCACTCCGGAGTCCAGAG GGAAACCAGCAGACCGCCAGATGGCTCAGAACAACAGCCGGCCAGAGCTTGTGGACTCGGAGCCTGGTGGTCTCCTCACCAGCCGAG GTTTCATCCGTCTCCCAATGCTGGGCTACATCTATCGAGTGTCCAGTGTGAGCAGTGATGAGATCTGGCTCTGA
- the TMEM25 gene encoding transmembrane protein 25 isoform X2 produces the protein MAKPQSLKSDPGLVLLEALTPARPSRRCPGGPGARPGAEPRPGPRRPPEFRAARALGEAAGPGRRRPQGLRAGGAAGQPLRAAPAGAAQPLRRAVQPHAGRHDGAAAPPRPRRCAGPRARGGVGRAPIKPPGSHRLPPVSASGTVPAGGGHSGVACVGGRLRPSGRLGDGAGAAPTCPGGGACRPWSGIDWPCLVRPWRLPRTAALIRPEQLLRRRSGREPVSFLFLESKFREELLSLPVPTWLTSRPATFSRQPGAHVRATMVLPPGPATLPHTLLLLPALLSSGWGELEPQIDGHTWAERALRENERHAFTCHVAGGPGTPKLAWYLDGQLQEASTSRLLSVGGEAFSGGTSTFTVTAQRAQHELNCSLQDPGSGRSANASVILNVQFKPEIAQVGAKYQEAQGPGLLVVLFALVRANPPANVTWIDQDGPVTVNTSDFLVLDAQSYPWLTNHTVQLQLRSLAHNLSVVATNDVGVTSASLPAPGLLATRVEVPLLGIVVAGGLALGTLVGFSTLVACLVCRKEKKIKGSSRRPSLVSRAYPRLCPPCSDSNNLKLNNVRLPRENMSLPSNLQLNDLTPESRGKPADRQMAQNNSRPELVDSEPGGLLTSRGFIRLPMLGYIYRVSSVSSDEIWL, from the exons ATGGCCAAGCCCCAGAGCCTCAAATCTGACCCCGGATTAGTGCTCCTCGAGGCTCTGACCCCGGCCCGCCCATCCCGCAGGTGCCCTGGAGGACCTGGAGCGCGCCCTGGAGCTGAGCCGAGGCCGGGGCCGCGCCGCCCGCCAGAGTTTCGTGCAGCGCGGGCTCTTGGCGAGGCTGCAGGGCCGGGACGACGACGCCCGCAGGGACTTCGAGCAGGCGGCGCTGCTGGGCAGCCCCTTCGCGCGGCGCCAGCTGGTGCTGCTCAACCCCTACGCCGCGCTGTGCAACCGCATGCTGGCCGACATGATGGGGCAGCTgcgccgccccggccccggcgcTGCGCCGGCCCGCGGGCGAGGGGAGGGGTGGGCCGCGCCCCAATAAAGCCGCCTGGCTCTCACCGACTCCCGCCTGTGTCTGCGTCCGGAACCGTCCCCGCAGGTGGAGGGCACTCAGGTGTCGCCTGCGTGGGAGGCCGTCTGCGCCCGTCAGGGCGGCTGGGGGACGGGGCGGGAGCGGCGCCCACCtgccctgggggcggggcctgccggCCGTGGTCGGGCATTGATTGGCCCTGCCTGGTGCGGCCCTGGCGCCTGCCGCGGACTGCGGCGCTCATCAGACCTGAGCAGTTGCTCCGGCGGCGCTCAGGGAGGGAGCCAG tttcttttttgtttctggaGAGTAAATTCCGGGAGGAATTACTAAGCTTGCCTGTTCCCACCTGGCTAACATCGAGGCCGGCCACCTTCtctcggcagcctggggcccACGTCAGGGCCACCATGGTGCTGCCTCCAGGCCCGGCTACGCTCCCGCACACACTGCTGCTCCTACCAGCTCTTCTGAGCTCAG GTTGGGGGGAGTTGGAGCCACAAATCGATGGTCACACCTGGGCTGAGCGGGCACTTCGGGAGAATGAACGCCACGCCTTCACCTGCCACGTGGCAGGAGGGCCTGGCACCCCCAAGTTGGCCTGGTACCTGGATGGACAGCTGCAGGAGGCCAGCACCTCCCGACTGCTGAGTGTGGGCGGGGAGGCCTTCTCTGGAGGCACCAGCACCTTCACTGTCACTGCCCAGCGGGCCCAGCATGAGCTCAACTGCTCCCTGCAGGACCCAGGCAGTGGCCGGTCAGCCAACGCCTCCGTCATCCTCAATGTGCAAT TTAAGCCGGAGATTGCCCAGGTCGGGGCCAAGTACCAGGAAGCTCAGGGCCCGGGCCTCCTGGTTGTCCTTTTTGCCCTGGTTCGTGCCAACCCACCTGCCAATGTGACCTGGATCGACCAGGATGGGCCGGTGACTGTCAACACCTCCGACTTCCTGGTGCTGGATGCCCAGAGCTACCCCTGGCTCACCAACCACACTGTGCAGCTGCAGCTCCGCAGCCTGGCGCACAACCTCTCCGTGGTAGCCACCAACGACGTGGGTGTCACCAGTGCCTCGCTCCCGGCCCCAG GGCTCCTGGCCACCCGGGTGGAAGTGCCACTGCTGGGCATCGTTGTGGCTGGAGGGCTTGCCCTGGGCACCCTGGTGGGGTTCAGCACCTTGGTGGCCTGCCTGGTctgcaggaaagagaagaagatcAAAG GCTCCTCCCGGCGCCCATCTCTGGTCTCTAG GGCGTATCCCAGGCTTTGTCCGCCCTGTAGTGACTCCAACAACCTGAAACTCAACAATGTGCGCCTGCCGCGGGAGAACATGTCCCTCCCATCCAACCTTCAGCTCAACGACCTCACTCCGGAGTCCAGAG GGAAACCAGCAGACCGCCAGATGGCTCAGAACAACAGCCGGCCAGAGCTTGTGGACTCGGAGCCTGGTGGTCTCCTCACCAGCCGAG GTTTCATCCGTCTCCCAATGCTGGGCTACATCTATCGAGTGTCCAGTGTGAGCAGTGATGAGATCTGGCTCTGA
- the TMEM25 gene encoding transmembrane protein 25 isoform X6, with protein sequence MAKPQSLKSDPGLVLLEALTPARPSRRCPGGPGARPGAEPRPGPRRPPEFRAARALGEAAGPGRRRPQGLRAGGAAGQPLRAAPAGAAQPLRRAVQPHAGRHDGAAAPPRPRRCAGPRARGGVGRAPIKPPGSHRLPPVSASGTVPAGGGHSGVACVGGRLRPSGRLGDGAGAAPTCPGGGACRPWSGIDWPCLVRPWRLPRTAALIRPEQLLRRRSGREPVSFLFLESKFREELLSLPVPTWLTSRPATFSRQPGAHVRATMVLPPGPATLPHTLLLLPALLSSGWGELEPQIDGHTWAERALRENERHAFTCHVAGGPGTPKLAWYLDGQLQEASTSRLLSVGGEAFSGGTSTFTVTAQRAQHELNCSLQDPGSGRSANASVILNVQFKPEIAQVGAKYQEAQGPGLLVVLFALVRANPPANVTWIDQDGPVTVNTSDFLVLDAQSYPWLTNHTVQLQLRSLAHNLSVVATNDVGVTSASLPAPGLLATRVEVPLLGIVVAGGLALGTLVGFSTLVACLVCRKEKKIKGSSRRPSLVSSDSNNLKLNNVRLPRENMSLPSNLQLNDLTPESRGKPADRQMAQNNSRPELVDSEPGGLLTSRGFIRLPMLGYIYRVSSVSSDEIWL encoded by the exons ATGGCCAAGCCCCAGAGCCTCAAATCTGACCCCGGATTAGTGCTCCTCGAGGCTCTGACCCCGGCCCGCCCATCCCGCAGGTGCCCTGGAGGACCTGGAGCGCGCCCTGGAGCTGAGCCGAGGCCGGGGCCGCGCCGCCCGCCAGAGTTTCGTGCAGCGCGGGCTCTTGGCGAGGCTGCAGGGCCGGGACGACGACGCCCGCAGGGACTTCGAGCAGGCGGCGCTGCTGGGCAGCCCCTTCGCGCGGCGCCAGCTGGTGCTGCTCAACCCCTACGCCGCGCTGTGCAACCGCATGCTGGCCGACATGATGGGGCAGCTgcgccgccccggccccggcgcTGCGCCGGCCCGCGGGCGAGGGGAGGGGTGGGCCGCGCCCCAATAAAGCCGCCTGGCTCTCACCGACTCCCGCCTGTGTCTGCGTCCGGAACCGTCCCCGCAGGTGGAGGGCACTCAGGTGTCGCCTGCGTGGGAGGCCGTCTGCGCCCGTCAGGGCGGCTGGGGGACGGGGCGGGAGCGGCGCCCACCtgccctgggggcggggcctgccggCCGTGGTCGGGCATTGATTGGCCCTGCCTGGTGCGGCCCTGGCGCCTGCCGCGGACTGCGGCGCTCATCAGACCTGAGCAGTTGCTCCGGCGGCGCTCAGGGAGGGAGCCAG tttcttttttgtttctggaGAGTAAATTCCGGGAGGAATTACTAAGCTTGCCTGTTCCCACCTGGCTAACATCGAGGCCGGCCACCTTCtctcggcagcctggggcccACGTCAGGGCCACCATGGTGCTGCCTCCAGGCCCGGCTACGCTCCCGCACACACTGCTGCTCCTACCAGCTCTTCTGAGCTCAG GTTGGGGGGAGTTGGAGCCACAAATCGATGGTCACACCTGGGCTGAGCGGGCACTTCGGGAGAATGAACGCCACGCCTTCACCTGCCACGTGGCAGGAGGGCCTGGCACCCCCAAGTTGGCCTGGTACCTGGATGGACAGCTGCAGGAGGCCAGCACCTCCCGACTGCTGAGTGTGGGCGGGGAGGCCTTCTCTGGAGGCACCAGCACCTTCACTGTCACTGCCCAGCGGGCCCAGCATGAGCTCAACTGCTCCCTGCAGGACCCAGGCAGTGGCCGGTCAGCCAACGCCTCCGTCATCCTCAATGTGCAAT TTAAGCCGGAGATTGCCCAGGTCGGGGCCAAGTACCAGGAAGCTCAGGGCCCGGGCCTCCTGGTTGTCCTTTTTGCCCTGGTTCGTGCCAACCCACCTGCCAATGTGACCTGGATCGACCAGGATGGGCCGGTGACTGTCAACACCTCCGACTTCCTGGTGCTGGATGCCCAGAGCTACCCCTGGCTCACCAACCACACTGTGCAGCTGCAGCTCCGCAGCCTGGCGCACAACCTCTCCGTGGTAGCCACCAACGACGTGGGTGTCACCAGTGCCTCGCTCCCGGCCCCAG GGCTCCTGGCCACCCGGGTGGAAGTGCCACTGCTGGGCATCGTTGTGGCTGGAGGGCTTGCCCTGGGCACCCTGGTGGGGTTCAGCACCTTGGTGGCCTGCCTGGTctgcaggaaagagaagaagatcAAAG GCTCCTCCCGGCGCCCATCTCTGGTCTCTAG TGACTCCAACAACCTGAAACTCAACAATGTGCGCCTGCCGCGGGAGAACATGTCCCTCCCATCCAACCTTCAGCTCAACGACCTCACTCCGGAGTCCAGAG GGAAACCAGCAGACCGCCAGATGGCTCAGAACAACAGCCGGCCAGAGCTTGTGGACTCGGAGCCTGGTGGTCTCCTCACCAGCCGAG GTTTCATCCGTCTCCCAATGCTGGGCTACATCTATCGAGTGTCCAGTGTGAGCAGTGATGAGATCTGGCTCTGA
- the TMEM25 gene encoding transmembrane protein 25 isoform X3, translating into MAKPQSLKSDPGLVLLEALTPARPSRRCPGGPGARPGAEPRPGPRRPPEFRAARALGEAAGPGRRRPQGLRAGGAAGQPLRAAPAGAAQPLRRAVQPHAGRHDGAAAPPRPRRCAGPRARGGVGRAPIKPPGSHRLPPVSASGTVPAGGGHSGVACVGGRLRPSGRLGDGAGAAPTCPGGGACRPWSGIDWPCLVRPWRLPRTAALIRPEQLLRRRSGREPVSFLFLESKFREELLSLPVPTWLTSRPATFSRQPGAHVRATMVLPPGPATLPHTLLLLPALLSSGWGELEPQIDGHTWAERALRENERHAFTCHVAGGPGTPKLAWYLDGQLQEASTSRLLSVGGEAFSGGTSTFTVTAQRAQHELNCSLQDPGSGRSANASVILNVQFKPEIAQVGAKYQEAQGPGLLVVLFALVRANPPANVTWIDQDGPVTVNTSDFLVLDAQSYPWLTNHTVQLQLRSLAHNLSVVATNDVGVTSASLPAPGLLATRVEVPLLGIVVAGGLALGTLVGFSTLVACLVCRKEKKIKARAYPRLCPPCSDSNNLKLNNVRLPRENMSLPSNLQLNDLTPESRAGKPADRQMAQNNSRPELVDSEPGGLLTSRGFIRLPMLGYIYRVSSVSSDEIWL; encoded by the exons ATGGCCAAGCCCCAGAGCCTCAAATCTGACCCCGGATTAGTGCTCCTCGAGGCTCTGACCCCGGCCCGCCCATCCCGCAGGTGCCCTGGAGGACCTGGAGCGCGCCCTGGAGCTGAGCCGAGGCCGGGGCCGCGCCGCCCGCCAGAGTTTCGTGCAGCGCGGGCTCTTGGCGAGGCTGCAGGGCCGGGACGACGACGCCCGCAGGGACTTCGAGCAGGCGGCGCTGCTGGGCAGCCCCTTCGCGCGGCGCCAGCTGGTGCTGCTCAACCCCTACGCCGCGCTGTGCAACCGCATGCTGGCCGACATGATGGGGCAGCTgcgccgccccggccccggcgcTGCGCCGGCCCGCGGGCGAGGGGAGGGGTGGGCCGCGCCCCAATAAAGCCGCCTGGCTCTCACCGACTCCCGCCTGTGTCTGCGTCCGGAACCGTCCCCGCAGGTGGAGGGCACTCAGGTGTCGCCTGCGTGGGAGGCCGTCTGCGCCCGTCAGGGCGGCTGGGGGACGGGGCGGGAGCGGCGCCCACCtgccctgggggcggggcctgccggCCGTGGTCGGGCATTGATTGGCCCTGCCTGGTGCGGCCCTGGCGCCTGCCGCGGACTGCGGCGCTCATCAGACCTGAGCAGTTGCTCCGGCGGCGCTCAGGGAGGGAGCCAG tttcttttttgtttctggaGAGTAAATTCCGGGAGGAATTACTAAGCTTGCCTGTTCCCACCTGGCTAACATCGAGGCCGGCCACCTTCtctcggcagcctggggcccACGTCAGGGCCACCATGGTGCTGCCTCCAGGCCCGGCTACGCTCCCGCACACACTGCTGCTCCTACCAGCTCTTCTGAGCTCAG GTTGGGGGGAGTTGGAGCCACAAATCGATGGTCACACCTGGGCTGAGCGGGCACTTCGGGAGAATGAACGCCACGCCTTCACCTGCCACGTGGCAGGAGGGCCTGGCACCCCCAAGTTGGCCTGGTACCTGGATGGACAGCTGCAGGAGGCCAGCACCTCCCGACTGCTGAGTGTGGGCGGGGAGGCCTTCTCTGGAGGCACCAGCACCTTCACTGTCACTGCCCAGCGGGCCCAGCATGAGCTCAACTGCTCCCTGCAGGACCCAGGCAGTGGCCGGTCAGCCAACGCCTCCGTCATCCTCAATGTGCAAT TTAAGCCGGAGATTGCCCAGGTCGGGGCCAAGTACCAGGAAGCTCAGGGCCCGGGCCTCCTGGTTGTCCTTTTTGCCCTGGTTCGTGCCAACCCACCTGCCAATGTGACCTGGATCGACCAGGATGGGCCGGTGACTGTCAACACCTCCGACTTCCTGGTGCTGGATGCCCAGAGCTACCCCTGGCTCACCAACCACACTGTGCAGCTGCAGCTCCGCAGCCTGGCGCACAACCTCTCCGTGGTAGCCACCAACGACGTGGGTGTCACCAGTGCCTCGCTCCCGGCCCCAG GGCTCCTGGCCACCCGGGTGGAAGTGCCACTGCTGGGCATCGTTGTGGCTGGAGGGCTTGCCCTGGGCACCCTGGTGGGGTTCAGCACCTTGGTGGCCTGCCTGGTctgcaggaaagagaagaagatcAAAG CCAGGGCGTATCCCAGGCTTTGTCCGCCCTGTAGTGACTCCAACAACCTGAAACTCAACAATGTGCGCCTGCCGCGGGAGAACATGTCCCTCCCATCCAACCTTCAGCTCAACGACCTCACTCCGGAGTCCAGAG CAGGGAAACCAGCAGACCGCCAGATGGCTCAGAACAACAGCCGGCCAGAGCTTGTGGACTCGGAGCCTGGTGGTCTCCTCACCAGCCGAG GTTTCATCCGTCTCCCAATGCTGGGCTACATCTATCGAGTGTCCAGTGTGAGCAGTGATGAGATCTGGCTCTGA